In the genome of Poecile atricapillus isolate bPoeAtr1 chromosome 30, bPoeAtr1.hap1, whole genome shotgun sequence, one region contains:
- the LOC131589817 gene encoding basic proline-rich protein-like produces the protein MARVSRPVLATGAAGPGVGGGEARASHSPNTTADNHEGRNGSRGAETPHTQKSTARQTPTLCPPHAYKSERKRSGDPFATQPAGPRWLGPHRPRQLRKGRGAAASPAPYISLAGDIFPRRVRVRTRAGAGHRGRPPPLKQFRPQSAGPRLKAEEGGRGPQQLGARDGVPPPRPRDSRRATSPVTEPLERQKAGQSRRQGRAPHRASPAAPFRHTALSHLATAGRERGTGRRQPRPTGQPGLRDSRGRAGAGGKASYGARTTTEAPPADVCPRLPATVPHRDRQPKKTAPRRGGPRLKAEHMRGTRRRRLARQPPAFGFSPPQGLPRLGDKGTPLKFASCPATGPGLSAGPGPGPGPGPGPGPGRTRPPGDARLPAPGLDLLASPGPGPGPGPGPRTALVSGWHTNASPGSKILGPSDFFSCLRGQTPPSRADGQPAARARPADALDRQRGVPTPRGAETRHQPASRTSGRTAGEWKQAEACGGTRLEAAGPPRHWTRIAGRGGGRAAACSCRLSGGPRRSSAPGPPRAGPARNHPSPPAPAAHRLLGFSPPPVGDACRAAPPCDVTLPGTAFRAFPAPLLGDSWGRRRWPRPTHAPGGSPSGRPLGTGTTPAGAEERADGAAGSLRLSLRRRLPSRSPPAGPTEACRQTAAPLIEPAKQKARWKPGRHLLGPGRGRERRRLPKALSLPPSLSGRSEGGEGLRPIGESRSTHRTAARRLTAGQTSGRPTVYPAAEGRRPTKAPRVQQVYPVATSRRGRLACPWVPPQGPPAANGRRPPKAARVPLGLHPRGRQPPRAARVPLGATPEAAKGWAGAARSWRGQRVDFPRFHQRPRAGEGKPAARRRRRRPRGQAPAPRIGPGTRAEGSRGPSRPAAGPLSARRGTRLPPPKDLGSAARSGPRTPRIGPGTRAEESAKARRGGGTTAPARAPARPRRRSPLSAPGPPPREASVEEEEEVDERRRRARARRPWPGRRRRRRTGLRPVGRARKRQKLVAGCPTIVRYAAGERRRRIRPPLRAPTTSGAPHRARPPERAGGRLSRAHRGSGGAAVYRPSQTPHLPLSPERVAAGARRPLGARSESPPRGSPPRLTGSKPAARRRPRRGAGPGTPPGDPPPREPRGPTPAARGLPRARRPRRPTARRGNPAGGEADGAAAPGPDDGDGGDGGRRCWGAGRGKAEGGRRGGRAAPAAAGAIHGKGPARVQSRRRARCARAPTGAPGQGRGGERTHPRAAPRPAAARAQPRFAPQPDRPSP, from the exons ATGGCGCGCGTCTCAAGACCCGTGCTAGCCACGGGGGCCGCGGGCCCGGGGGTGGGTGGGGGCGAGGCCCGCGCCTCTCACTCCCCCAACACCACCGCCGACAACCAcgag GGCCGCAATGGGAGCAGGGGGGCAGAAACCCCTCACACCCAAAAAAGTACGGCAAGGCAGACCCCCACGCTCTGCCCGCCGCACGCCTACAAAAGCGAAAGAAAACGAAGCGGGGACCCGTTCGCGACGCAGCCCGCCGGGCCACGGTGGCTCGGTCCGCACCGGCCACGACAACTGAGGAAGGGGCGAGGCGCCGCCGCCTCGCCCGCGCCATATATCTCTCTCGCCGGGGACATTTTTCCCCGTCGCGTCCGGGTCCGCACGCGGGCAGGGGCCGGCCACCGCGGCCGGCCGCCACCCCTGAAACAATTCCGCCCGCAAAGCGCGGGTCCCCGGCTTAAGGCCGAGGAAGGGGGACGAGGGCCACAACAACTCGGGGCGAGGGACGGGGTGCCGCCACCCCGGCCCCGCGATTCCCGTCGGGCGACTTCTCCCGTCACCGAGCCCCTGGAGCGGCAAAAAGCGGGGCAAAGCCGAAGGCAAGGCCGCGCGCCCCACCGGGCGTCCCCCGCAGCCCCTTTCCGACACACGGCTCTCTCACACCTGGCAACAGCGGGTCGGGAGCGGGGAACGGGGCGCCGCCAGCCTCGGCCGACCGGGCAACCCGGTCTTCGGGACTCTCGGGGaagggccggggcggggggtAAAGCCTCGTACGGGGCTCGAACAACGACAGAGGCGCCCCCGGCCGACGTCTGCCCGCGGCTGCCGGCCACCGTGCCCCACCGAGACCGACAGCCGAAAAAAACCGCACCCCGCCGAGGGGGGCCCCGGCTTAAGGCCGAGCACATGAGGGGGACGAGGCGCCGCCGCCTCGCCCGCCAGCCACCAGCGTTCGGTTTTTCCCCACCCCAgg GTCTACCCCGCCTGGGGGACAAGGGTACCCCTCTGAAGTTTGCCTCGTGTCCCGCCACCGGACCAGGCCTGTcggccggccccggccccggccccggccccggccccggccccggccctggGCGGACCCGGCCTCCCGGGGACGCCCGCCTGCCCGCCCCTGGGCTAGACCTGTtggccagccccggccccggccccggccccggccccggccctcG GACGGCTCTTGTGTCGGGGTGGCACACGAACGCTTCGCCGGGATCAAAAATTCTCGGCCCATcggatttcttttcctgcctgcgCGGCCAGACGCCTCCCAGCCGAGCCGACGGGCAGCCCGCGGCCCGCGCCCGGCCCGCCGACGCGCTCGACCGGCAACGGGGCGTCCCCACCCCGCGGGGAGCAGAGACACGGCACCAGCCAGCAAGCCGCACCTCGGGGCGGACAGCGGGAGAATGGAAGCAGGCGGAAGCGTGCGGTGGGACGCGGCTGGAAGCCGCCGGCCCCCCGCGTCACTGGACTCGAATCGCCGGCAgaggcggcgggcgggcggccgccTGCTCATGCCGGCTCTCCGGCGGTCCGCGGAGGTCgtcggccccgggcccgccTCGTGCGGGCCCGGCACGGAACCACCCTTCGCCGCCGGCTCCCGCGGCGCACCGCCTTCTGGGCTTTTCCCCGCCCCCGGTCGGCGACGCTTGCCGGGCGGCCCCGCCCTGCGACGTCACCCTGCCTGGCACCGCCTTCCGGGCTTTCCCCGCCCCCCTGCTGGGCGACAGCTGGGGCCGACGGCGGTGGCCCCGACCCACCCACGCCCCAGGCGGCTCCCCAAGCGGCCGGCCGCTCGGCACGGGGACAACGCCTGCGGGGGCTGAGGAGCGGGCCGACGGGGCCGCCGGCAGCTTGAG GCTTTCGCTCCGACGGCGCCTTCCTTCCCGCTCGCCCCCGGCCGGCCCCACTGAAGCCTGCAGGCAGACGGCAGCCCCGCTGATCGAGCCAGCCAAGCAGAAAGCGAGGTGGAAGCCGGGCCGCCATCTGCTCGGACCCGGACGGGGGAGGGAGCGCCGCCGGCTTCCGAAggccctctccctccctccctccctctcggGGAGAAGCGAAGGCGGCGAGGGGCTCAGGCCGATAGGGGAGAGCCGCTCGACGCATCGCACGGCGGCCCGCCGGCTGACAGCAGGTCAAACCagcggccggccgaca gtctacccagccgcCGAAGGCCGCCGGCCGACAAAGGCCCCTCGCGTGCAACAGGTCTACCCAGTGGCCACCAGCCGCCGAGGGCGGCTCGCGTGCCCCTGGGTGCCACCCCAGGGGCCGCCAGCCGCCAACGGCCGCCGGCCGCCGAAGGCCGCTCGCGTGCCGCTGGGGCTCCACCCAAGAGGCCGCCAGCCGCCGCGGGCCGCTCGCGTGCCGCTGGGCGCCACCCCAGAGGCCGCCAAGGGCTGGGCCGGAGCCGCTCGCTCTTGGCGTGGCCAA CGGGTGGACTTCCCCCGCTTCCACCAGCGCCCGCGCGCCGGGGAAGGGaagcccgccgcccgccgccgccgccgccgccctcgAGGCCAAGCCCCCGCCCCGCGTATCGGGCCTGGGACCCGCGCGGAGGGAAGTCGAGGCCCCTCGCGGCCCGCGGCGGGGCCCCTCTCGGCCCGTCGCGGCACGCGGCTCCCACCCCCCAAGGATTTGGGCTCGGCCGCGCGCTCCGGCCCCCGGACTCCGCGTATCGGGCCTGGGACCCGCGCGGAGGAGAGCGCGAAGGCGCGGCGAGGGGGGGGGACGACCGCGCCGGCCCGGGCGCCCGCGCGCCCGCGCCGCCGGAGCCCCCTgtcggccccgggcccgccgccgAGAGAGGCCtcggtggaggaggaggaggaggtggacgAGAGGAGGCGCCGCGCACGCGCGCGACGCCCCTGGCCCGgtcggaggaggaggaggaggacggggCTCCGGCCGGTCGGCCGGGCCCGAAAGCGACAAAAGCTTGT CGCCGGGTGCCCCACGATCGTGCGGTACGCGGcgggggagaggcggcgccGCATCCGTCCGCCCCTCCGGGCCCCGACCACGAGCGGCGCTCCGCACCGGGCCCGCCCGCCGGAGCGGGCGGGCGGCCGGCTATCGCGAGCCCACCGAGGCTCCGGCGGCGCTGCG GTGTACCGCCCCAGTCAAACTCCCCACCTGCCGCTGTCCCCGGAGCGGGTCGCGGCCGGCGCGCGCCGGCCGCTTGGCGCCAGAAGCGAGAGCCCCCCTCGGGGCTCGCCCCCCCGCCTCACCGG TTCTAAGCCGGCTGCTAGGCGCCGGCCGAGGCGGGGCGCcggcccggggaccccccccggggACCCTCCCCCGCGCGAACCGCGGGGCCCGACGCCGGCCGCGCGCGGCCTCCCGCGcgcgcgccgcccccgccgcccgaCCGCGCGCCGCGGGAACCCCGCCGGCGGCGAAGCCGAcggggcggcggcgcccggCCCCGACGACGGCGACGGCGGCGACGGCGGCCGCCGCTGCTGGGGCGCCGGCCGCGGCAAGGCGGAGGGCGGGCGGAGGGGGGGGCGGGCGGCGCCCGCCGCAGCTGGGGCGATCCACGGGAAGGGCCCGGCGCGCGTCCAGAGTCGCCGCCGCGCGCGCTGCGCGCGCGCCCCCACCGGCGCGCCCGGGCAGGGCCGCGGCGGAGAGCGCACTCACCCGCGCGCGGCGCCTCGTCCAGCCGCGGCGCGCGCCCAGCCCCGCTTCGCGCCCCAGCCCGACCGACCCAGCCCTTAG